GCAAAAGATAGGTAATAACCAGCATAGGCCACACCACCAACTAAACCAAATTGTAAACCAAGGTTTGCTGCATTGGTAATACTTTTAGCAAAAATCCAAGAAATTATGAGGCTTCCCGTTAAAACTACGGTGCCTGGTTTTTTTAACCTTTTGGTTGCTTTAAAAAACTGATCTGTTGTTTTAGCAAAGGGCGATAAAAAAAATAATATCAAACTCGATGTTATAATTAATCCCCATTGCCATGTTACTGTGTCTATATTATTCATTCCACCATACAGGTATGTTAATGCTATTGTTATCTGTGTTTATTGCGGCTTTTGCGTAATGTTCTGCATTTAAAGTTTCTTCTTCTGCAGGGTAAGGCATGCGCATAGGAATCAGGCCGTTATTTAAACTAGCCGAAATTGTTTTTAATTCAGGAAATCCGGTTCGGTTATATTCTATCCAACCTTCGTAACCATTTATAATATTTGCAATCCATTTTTGAGTTATTATTTGCTCTAAAGGCGTTTTGTCTGTATTATAATAAGCGGCTTGTTCTTTGAGGTAGTTGGCTGGTAAAGCAGTGTTCCAATATTCGAAAGCTAAAGCAACACCTTTATTGTAAAGTTGTTCTGCATCGGCTGTAATTAAATTCTTTTCAGCAGCTTCGGCTAGAACAAATTTCACTTCCCAAGCGGTTATAAAATTAGCATCTAAAGTTGAGGTGTCGTCTCTAAAAGCAGTGCCTGCTAGAGAGTAATCTGCTAGTTTTGGTGATGTCGAGGTGGCGTCAATTCCATTTAGTAATCCGTTAAATTCACTGGAATTTGAGTTTGAAAAAGGTTGGAATAAAGTGTTTATACGTGTGTCATTCAAATCCATTAGGATATCTTCCATAGTTTCAGAAAGTACAAAGTTGGTAAAATCTCCAATTCTTAATTGTGCCAATCTAAAGCTATTTGGGTCTGAATTTGTAAAGTTGAAAATGGCGTTTTCTGAATTTTCTTTGATGTAATTATCAGCATCATAAAGCGCTTGTAATTCCGCAGAAACATCTTCTTTATTCGAAATACGTATCAGGTGTTTAATTTTTAATGAATTTGCAAAGCGTATCCAACCTTGTAAATCTCCATGGAATAAAATATCTCCTTCTAATGAAATAACATCTGTATAATTTTCAATTGCAGCAATACCTTTGTTTAGATTATCTAGGATACCACCTTCGTTTAGGTAAATATCTTCTTGATTGTCATAGACTGGTGTTACGGTAATAGTCGTGCCATTGAAAGCTTCAAAATAAGGTACATCACCAAATAGATCGGTTAAACCAGCTGCCATGTAGGCTTTAAGAATAAGCGCGGGGCCTTCGTAAACTTTAAAAGCATCAACGGTTCTAGACTGATTTAAAATAATTTCATTGTCTCGTAAATTGCTGTAAAATATGGACCATGGGTTGCCTCCTAATTGGGGTGATTTAAGCGCATGTCTATCGAATAAATTGAAACCTAAGGCTGTTCTGTGTTGCGATAATAAATCACCAGCAACAAAACCTTCATAACTCATTTCTTCACCATAATTATAAATAACTTGGCGCAGCAATAAACTTGGTTGTACCGAAACGGGAGCGTTTGGGTTTGTATTAATATTTTGAAAGTCATTCGTACAGCTAGCTGTTATTAGAAGACTTAAAAAGGGCAATATATATAGTATGTTTTTCATGAATAATATTTTTAATTTCCGTTAAAACGAAAATGTACTTTTAAAAATCAATGCCCACTTTTAAACCAAAACTTCGGGTTGTGGCATAGCTTAAATCTTCAACACCACTTACAAAACCATTGCCTTGTACGGCAAGTTGTTCTGGATCGAAATGTGGGTTTTCAGTAATAGCAAATAGATTGTTTCCTGTAAAAGAAAGTGTTAATGCGGCACCGTTAGTAAGTCCTAGAACGCCTTCATTTAGTTTAAAACTGTACCCCAAAGCAAATTGACGTAGTTTTAAAAATGAGGCATCATATACATTGTTTTCTTCATGATTTCTGTTGTAAAATTGTCTGTAATAACTTTCGGCAGAAAGAGCAACGGTGTTGGGTAAACCTGTATTGATGTTTACACCTTGAGCTATAATGCCTTCTTCTGGTCTAAATGCTGTTTCGGATAATTGACCGCCAACGTTTCCTAAAGCCCGAGTTCTTGAAACAATTTCTCCGCCTTGTCTCCAATCCAATAAGAAACTCATATTCCAATTCTTGTAGTTGAAGTTGTTATGCCAACCTAAAGTGAAATCAGGATTGTAATTACCTAGTTTTTTTAAGGTGTTATCTTCAATGAAATCGCCACTATCACTAATAATAAATTCACCATTTTCATTTTTGGAATACCCCGTGCCGTAGAAATCACCTAAACGCCCACCTTCCTCAACTTGAAACCAAACGGTTTGGTTCGCGCTATCGTAAATTCGGCTAAAAGCTAGTGTTAATCTGCCATCGTTTTGTGGTAAATTTTTAACGGTAGATTTATTGGTTGCAAAATTAAAGGTCGAATTCCATGTGAAATTTTTAGTTTTAATTGGTGTTATGCCAAGTACAATTTCAACACCTTTACTATTTACAGTTCCTCCATTTACTACTTGCTCATTATAGCCTGATGAGGTTGCAATAGGTAGTGAAATAATTTGATCTTTAGTATCTGCATTGTAATAAGTGAAATCGAAACTTAATCGATCTTTAAAGAAGCGGAGGTCTGTGCCAATTTCAAAACTTGTGGTTTGTTCTGGTTTTAAATTGGCATTGGGTATAAAGTTTTGATCACTAAAAGTCGGCTCACCATTAAAAGTGGTTTGCGAAACAAACGTTCCTGAGGTTTGGTATGGACTCGTATCATTTCCTACTTGAGCAAGACTCGCGCGTATTTTTGCGAAAGATATGGCGTTAGGTAGTTTTACTACATGAGATAAAATAAAACTAGTAGAAACCGATGGGTAAAAAAACGATGTTCCATCTACAGAAAAAGGAGTTGCTAGTGCGCTAGACCAATCGTTTCTTCCAGTAACATCTAAATATAAAAAGTTTTTGTAGCCTAATTTAGCAATACTGTAAAGTGAGTTAATACGCTTTTTACTTTTAAATTGAAAAACTTCAATAGGAGAAGCAGCATTATTAAGACTGAAAATTCCTGGTTGCGCTAAATTAACCGTTTGCGATTGTTTGGTAGATGCCGTTTGATTTAAGCGATTACCACCAGCTGAAAAATCAAAAGAGAAATCTCCAAATTCATTGTTGTAATTAATTAAGAAATCGGTGTTAACCTCTCTGTATGTAACATCATGTTCCGCGTAAGCACCGTTTTGAAAACGATTACTACTGAAGTTTCTAATCAGTTGACGCGTTTCACTACTGTAATCCATACCTGTTCTAAGCGACACGCTTAAATGATTGGTTAGTTCCTGTTTTATGGCAATATTCCCGAAAATTCGATCACGCTGAAAAGCATTTTTGTTTTCATATAAAATAAAATAAGGATTATCGAAAAAGGCATAGTTAAACGCGTATTGTTGTACACCTTCTAAACCGGGTTGCCAGTAGTTTTTTAAATTATCGATGTTGAGCGAACGTGGGCCCCAAGCTACTAAAGAATAATTCACGTTTTCGCTACCGTAACCATTAGATGGTCTATTATCGCTACTAGAGTTTACATAGCTAAAAGAACTGTTAATCTCCGTTTTATCGCTAGGTTTAAAATTGAGTTTTGTAGCAACAGTTTGGCGATCTAGATTTACACCAGGAATAATAGATTCACTTCTTAAATCGGTGAATGATAATCTATAGCTACCATTACCGAAACCATTTGATATTGAAATGTTATTCGTGGTAGTAACTCCTGTTTTATAGAAGTCTTTTAGATTGTCTGGGTTAGAGTTAAACGGTGTCGCAGTTATAGGCAATCCGCTGTAAAGCGATGTATCGCCACCTCTAACAAAACTACCATCGGCAAGTTGTACGGGGCTATCAAATTGAGGTATTAAAATACCTGCATCTAATTTTGGTCCCCAAGAATAAGTTAAGTTATCACTAGTTCCGCCACCTAAACCATCTACAAATTCAAACTGTCCAGATTGTCCCTGTCCGTATGTGTTTTGAAATTCAGGGAGTTTAAAAGCAGAATCTAAAGTTACCGATGTATTTAAACTCACTCTAAAACCTTTTTGCTTGTTTCCGTCTTTGGTTTTTATTACTATAACACCGTTTGCAGCGCGTGTGCCATAAAGTGCGGCAGCATTAGCGCCTTTTAAAACGGTAACCGATTCTATATCATCAGGGTTAACTTCCATGGCGCCATTTCCAAAATCTATTTCTTGAAAACCCGCCGCAGCTTGGTTGGTGAAATTAAAAACAGTTTCGTTGTTAATAGGTGTGCCATCTACCACAAAAAGCGGATTGTTATTAGAGAAAGATGCTTCGCCTCTAATAGTGATTTTAGAGGTTGATCCAACTCCCGTTGCGCCTTGTGTAACCGTAACTCCTGCTAATTTGCCTTGTAGGTTATCAAGAAAATTAGCCGTTTTTACTTCTGTTAAGTCATTAGATTTAATAGCTTGTACTGAGTAACCTAGTGCTTTGGTGTTTCGTTTTATACCTAAGGCGGTTATAACAACTTCGTTGAGCGCGGCGGCATCTTCGGTTAAACTAACATTTATAATTGTTTTGTTTTCAATTGAAATTGTTTCCGTTTTATATCCTAAAAATGAAAATTGTAATGTATTTGTTTCTGTTGAAATTTCAATAGAGTAATTTCCATTTTCATCGGTAATAGTACCTGTTGCGTTGCTTGTTATATTTACAAAGGGTAGAGGCTCATTGTTTTCCTTGTCTGTAACACGACCAGTTATCGTCGTTTGTGCATGCGTAAAACCATATACGGCAAATAGCATGCATAGTAAAATATGCTTCATTTAATTGAATAAAAGTTAGATAAACCTTCGGGAAGATTTAATAGAAAAATAAGATTTATTGTAAATGAAGTAGAGCAGGAGAGCCCTTGTTGTGTTGCCTTTTTAATATGAAGTTATTAAAGGCTGAAATATGGTAAGCTATTATTTTAGTTGAAATTGAAATAGACTGAAGTAAAATAGATTTAATAGCAGCCGAAATGCTTTTGAAACTATTTAAAACACGTTCTATATCTGAAGCATTATCAATATCTGTTAATACTTCTAAATAATGAATTTTGGTGTTGTTGGAAGCTAATGCTTTAGAAATACTTCTATTTAAACCAGTCGTTTGCCAAGGTAACTTTAAAAAAGTGTCTTTGTTAAACAGTTGCTCTTTTAGGCCCATTAAATAAAACCCACCATCTGTAGAAGGTCCTAAAACAATATGATTATGTTTTAGTTGCTCGGCAGTTTTTAAAATATGTTTTGCAGTTAAATGCGGCGTATCATTCCCAATAGTGATAATGGCTTGATATCCTTTGTTGTAAATAGATTGAATGGCGTTTGTAAAACGTTCGCCAAAATTTGCTCCAACTTGTTGGTTTTCGCTTAGATGAAAATAAGGTAAGCCTGTTTTTTTTGCAACATTTATAGTTTGAAGGTTTAACACTTCAAACAAACCGCTTGTTGAGGATAATGGTTTTGATACCATCTCCTTTTCAGCAGAGTTCGCAAAAATTAATATGGCTACTTTATGGTTTTTCATTTGTTATGCAACAACGCCTTGACAGCTACTTCCTGCACCTGCGGTACAACCGTAACAATGTTGAGAAATTACAATGTCTCTACCTTCTAGAAGTTCTTCATTGTATTCGCTAATGTGTTTTGCTTTGCTATTTACGGGTAAATTAAGCATTTGATTAAAATCACAATCAAATAAATAACCATCCCAACTTATAGATAATGTATTGGTGCACATTACGTTTTCTACAGCAGAAGGATTGTAAGCTTCTACTAGAGAATACATATAATCTTCATAATTTTCTGAAGCAATAAGAAAATCTAAAAATCTTGCGATTGGTAAATTTGTAATTGCGAATAAATTATGAAACTGAATATCGAAATCTTCTTTTAAAGCTTTTTTGAAATCTTTTTCCATGGCAGCTTGATCACCTGGTAAAAAGGCTCCCGACGGATTGTAAACTAAATCTAAACGTAAATCGCTACCGGGCATGCCGTAACCAATAGCATTTAAATCTTGTAGTGCTCTAATCGATTTATCGAAAACTCCATCGCCACGTTGTTTGTCTGTTTTTCCACGTGTCCAGTGTGGCATAGAACTCACTACATGTACATTGTGTTTTTTAAAGAATTCTGGTAAATCGTAGTATTTTTTGTTGGCTCTAATTATGGTTAGGTTAGAGCGCACAATAAAATCTTTAATGCCTGCTTTTGCAGCTTCTTCTACAAACCAGCGAAAATCAGGATTCATTTCTGGAGCGCCACCCGTTAAATCTAAAGTGTGTGCACCGGTGTTTTTAATAACCTCTAAACACTCTCGCATGGTATCACGCGTCATGATTTCTTTACGATCTGGACCGGCATCTACATGGCAGTGATCGCAAACTTGGTTACACATGTAGCCTACGTTTATTTGTAGAATTTCTAATTTTTTCGCTTTAAGCGGAAATTGGCCGGTTTCGGAAATTTTATCTTTAAAGGTTGGTAATTCTCCATTTTTGAAAATACCATTCGATAAAATATCGAGTTGCCTATTGCTATTTGCTAAGTCGCTTTCGCGTTTTTTTAGAGACTTTGTTGCCATTAATAGTTTTTATAAATTAAGATACTGTTTGCTTTGTGAAAACAGTACTTGGCGGATGGGTGCGTTAGGGATTGAGGCATTTGTTGAAGCTCTTTTTGTGTTGTTGCGCTTATGCAACACAAAAAAGCGACTGCCGAAAGCCCGACCCTTTTCGGGTAACGCCCAAAAATTTCTATCCGTCTAATTTGTTTACTTTATTCATCATTTGTACGCCGTGCACTAGTGTTGCACCACTTTTTATGGCTGCGCCTACGTGTATAGCTTCCATCATTTCTTCTTTAGTTACGCCACGTTGCAAGCCATCTTTTGTGTAAGCGTCTATACAATATGGACATTGCTCGGTGTGAGCAACGGCAAGCGCGATAAGTGATTTTTCACGAGCTGTTAACGCGCCTTCTTCGAAAACTTTTCCGTAATACTCAAAAAATTTCTCGCCTAAATCTTTGCTCCATTCGGTGATTTTTCCAAATTTTCTTAAATCGGCTGGGTCGTAATATGTTTTTGACATGATTTTATTTTTTTACGAAATAATGAAATCTATTTGTAATTGTCGAGGACTTTCGTGATTCTTAACAAAAAAAGACTCAAATATTTTGAGCCTTTTTTTATAATTGGTGATTTTATAATGTAATAAGGTGTTGTTATTCCTTAATCAAGCTTCTAGAAATAACGATTTTTTGTATTTCTGAAGTGCCTTCGTAAATCTGTGTTATTTTGGCATCACGCATTAAGCGTTCTACGTGATAATCTTTTACAAAACCGTTGCCACCGTGTATTTGTACAGCTTCTACGGTGTGCTCCATAGCGACTTTACTAGCGTATAGTTTTGCCATGGCACTAGATTTATCGTAATTAAGGCCTTGGTCTTTATCCCAAGCAGCTTTCATAACAAGCATACGTGCCGCTTCAATATCGGTATACATATCTGCTAATTTGAATGCTATGGCTTGGTGGTTGCAAATTTCGGTACCAAATGCTTTACGTTGTTTGGAGTATTTTAATGCAAGTTCATAAGCACCAGAAGCGATACCTAAGGCTTGTGCAGCAATGCCAATTCGTCCGCCAGAAAGTGTTTTCATAGCAAAACGAAAGCCAGAACCATTAACACCAATACGGTTTTCTTTAGAGAGTTTTACATCGTTAAATTGAAGTGTATGTGTGTCGCTACCGCGAATACCAAGCTTATCTTCTTTTGGTCCAATATGGAACCCTTCAGTACCTTTTTCAACTATAAAAGCGTTTATACCATGCGAACCTTTGTCGCGATCGGTTTGTGCAATTACGATATAAACATCGGCACGACCACCGTTTGTAATCCAGTTTTTTGTACCATTAATAACGTAGTGATCACCATGATCTATAGCAGTTGTTGCTTGCGATGTAGCATCACTACCAGCCTCGGGCTCACTTAGGCAAAAAGCGCCTACAAATTCACCTGTAGCTAGTTTTGTTAAATATTTTTGTTTTTGTTCTTCACTACCATAAGCTTCTAGGCCGTAACAAACTAAAGAGTTGTTTACGGAAACTATTACAGATGCCGAGGCGTCTATTTTAGATAGCTCTTCCATAATTAACACATACGAAATGGCATCCATACCGCTTCCGCCGTATTTTGGATCTACCATAATACCTAAAAAGCCTAATTCACCCATTTTTTTAACGAGAGATTGCGGAAATTCTTGCTTGTTGTCGCGTTCAATTACGCCAGGAAGTAATTCGGTTTGAGCAAAATCGCGAGCAGCGTCGCGTATCATAATATGTTCTTCTGAGAGTTTAAAATCCATAATTCGTAATTAAAAGGTGTTAAAAATGTAAAAAATGTTTTCAAATATAGGTTTTTAGTGTGAATATTTCAATGGGTATTGTTATTTTTACATCCGATGGAAAAAAAAGAATATCATGTTGTCGGCGTAATGTCCGGAACATCTCTTGATGGCATAGATTTAGTTGAAGCCAAATTTGTTTTTAATGGTACATGGCATTTTGAAATTATTTGTGCCGAAACAATTAGTTATTCTCAGGCTTGGCACACGAAGTTGAAAGGCTTGGTGGATTGCTCTTTAGAAACTTTGAAGTTAATTGATGTCGATTATACTGTTTTATTGGCTGAGGTTATAAAAACCTTTATCTCAAAAAATAATATTAAAAATATTGATGCAGTTTGTTCTCATGGGCACACGGCTTTACATAGACCCGAAAATAAGTTAACCTATCAAATAGGAAATAAACCTGTTTTAGCAAAACTTATAAACGAAAAGGTGGTTTGC
The window above is part of the Algibacter sp. L3A6 genome. Proteins encoded here:
- a CDS encoding arsenosugar biosynthesis-associated peroxidase-like protein, with translation MSKTYYDPADLRKFGKITEWSKDLGEKFFEYYGKVFEEGALTAREKSLIALAVAHTEQCPYCIDAYTKDGLQRGVTKEEMMEAIHVGAAIKSGATLVHGVQMMNKVNKLDG
- the arsS gene encoding arsenosugar biosynthesis radical SAM (seleno)protein ArsS (Some members of this family are selenoproteins.) translates to MATKSLKKRESDLANSNRQLDILSNGIFKNGELPTFKDKISETGQFPLKAKKLEILQINVGYMCNQVCDHCHVDAGPDRKEIMTRDTMRECLEVIKNTGAHTLDLTGGAPEMNPDFRWFVEEAAKAGIKDFIVRSNLTIIRANKKYYDLPEFFKKHNVHVVSSMPHWTRGKTDKQRGDGVFDKSIRALQDLNAIGYGMPGSDLRLDLVYNPSGAFLPGDQAAMEKDFKKALKEDFDIQFHNLFAITNLPIARFLDFLIASENYEDYMYSLVEAYNPSAVENVMCTNTLSISWDGYLFDCDFNQMLNLPVNSKAKHISEYNEELLEGRDIVISQHCYGCTAGAGSSCQGVVA
- a CDS encoding acyl-CoA dehydrogenase — encoded protein: MDFKLSEEHIMIRDAARDFAQTELLPGVIERDNKQEFPQSLVKKMGELGFLGIMVDPKYGGSGMDAISYVLIMEELSKIDASASVIVSVNNSLVCYGLEAYGSEEQKQKYLTKLATGEFVGAFCLSEPEAGSDATSQATTAIDHGDHYVINGTKNWITNGGRADVYIVIAQTDRDKGSHGINAFIVEKGTEGFHIGPKEDKLGIRGSDTHTLQFNDVKLSKENRIGVNGSGFRFAMKTLSGGRIGIAAQALGIASGAYELALKYSKQRKAFGTEICNHQAIAFKLADMYTDIEAARMLVMKAAWDKDQGLNYDKSSAMAKLYASKVAMEHTVEAVQIHGGNGFVKDYHVERLMRDAKITQIYEGTSEIQKIVISRSLIKE
- a CDS encoding SusC/RagA family TonB-linked outer membrane protein encodes the protein MKHILLCMLFAVYGFTHAQTTITGRVTDKENNEPLPFVNITSNATGTITDENGNYSIEISTETNTLQFSFLGYKTETISIENKTIINVSLTEDAAALNEVVITALGIKRNTKALGYSVQAIKSNDLTEVKTANFLDNLQGKLAGVTVTQGATGVGSTSKITIRGEASFSNNNPLFVVDGTPINNETVFNFTNQAAAGFQEIDFGNGAMEVNPDDIESVTVLKGANAAALYGTRAANGVIVIKTKDGNKQKGFRVSLNTSVTLDSAFKLPEFQNTYGQGQSGQFEFVDGLGGGTSDNLTYSWGPKLDAGILIPQFDSPVQLADGSFVRGGDTSLYSGLPITATPFNSNPDNLKDFYKTGVTTTNNISISNGFGNGSYRLSFTDLRSESIIPGVNLDRQTVATKLNFKPSDKTEINSSFSYVNSSSDNRPSNGYGSENVNYSLVAWGPRSLNIDNLKNYWQPGLEGVQQYAFNYAFFDNPYFILYENKNAFQRDRIFGNIAIKQELTNHLSVSLRTGMDYSSETRQLIRNFSSNRFQNGAYAEHDVTYREVNTDFLINYNNEFGDFSFDFSAGGNRLNQTASTKQSQTVNLAQPGIFSLNNAASPIEVFQFKSKKRINSLYSIAKLGYKNFLYLDVTGRNDWSSALATPFSVDGTSFFYPSVSTSFILSHVVKLPNAISFAKIRASLAQVGNDTSPYQTSGTFVSQTTFNGEPTFSDQNFIPNANLKPEQTTSFEIGTDLRFFKDRLSFDFTYYNADTKDQIISLPIATSSGYNEQVVNGGTVNSKGVEIVLGITPIKTKNFTWNSTFNFATNKSTVKNLPQNDGRLTLAFSRIYDSANQTVWFQVEEGGRLGDFYGTGYSKNENGEFIISDSGDFIEDNTLKKLGNYNPDFTLGWHNNFNYKNWNMSFLLDWRQGGEIVSRTRALGNVGGQLSETAFRPEEGIIAQGVNINTGLPNTVALSAESYYRQFYNRNHEENNVYDASFLKLRQFALGYSFKLNEGVLGLTNGAALTLSFTGNNLFAITENPHFDPEQLAVQGNGFVSGVEDLSYATTRSFGLKVGIDF
- a CDS encoding SusD/RagB family nutrient-binding outer membrane lipoprotein, which gives rise to MKNILYILPFLSLLITASCTNDFQNINTNPNAPVSVQPSLLLRQVIYNYGEEMSYEGFVAGDLLSQHRTALGFNLFDRHALKSPQLGGNPWSIFYSNLRDNEIILNQSRTVDAFKVYEGPALILKAYMAAGLTDLFGDVPYFEAFNGTTITVTPVYDNQEDIYLNEGGILDNLNKGIAAIENYTDVISLEGDILFHGDLQGWIRFANSLKIKHLIRISNKEDVSAELQALYDADNYIKENSENAIFNFTNSDPNSFRLAQLRIGDFTNFVLSETMEDILMDLNDTRINTLFQPFSNSNSSEFNGLLNGIDATSTSPKLADYSLAGTAFRDDTSTLDANFITAWEVKFVLAEAAEKNLITADAEQLYNKGVALAFEYWNTALPANYLKEQAAYYNTDKTPLEQIITQKWIANIINGYEGWIEYNRTGFPELKTISASLNNGLIPMRMPYPAEEETLNAEHYAKAAINTDNNSINIPVWWNE
- a CDS encoding DUF2064 domain-containing protein, which translates into the protein MKNHKVAILIFANSAEKEMVSKPLSSTSGLFEVLNLQTINVAKKTGLPYFHLSENQQVGANFGERFTNAIQSIYNKGYQAIITIGNDTPHLTAKHILKTAEQLKHNHIVLGPSTDGGFYLMGLKEQLFNKDTFLKLPWQTTGLNRSISKALASNNTKIHYLEVLTDIDNASDIERVLNSFKSISAAIKSILLQSISISTKIIAYHISAFNNFILKRQHNKGSPALLHLQ